A single genomic interval of Aedes aegypti strain LVP_AGWG chromosome 1, AaegL5.0 Primary Assembly, whole genome shotgun sequence harbors:
- the LOC5570622 gene encoding uncharacterized protein LOC5570622, with protein sequence MLPCQENPNVQNDCTFVAWKLCDRICHALDSYQAFQLRKTFQAQDVCSTGYVSGCQFASILSCALNGCLSDNDICRLADYFKTDDAAGVAYGYFLDVIMGEDEQNSSGRSRQNISSHEHRRLSLLLMEIAKTLRFREQVLRPYFEDCDLIARYGGSVTIGYFKRVLYYLGITLRRSECDLLVKRFMVDNYRVDYESFVEEIDQLFRYLDAQGPIDRQCDAEVPPKVIAIELTKVERPEVENVRLDEILRKNTTYHPCLKPSRAQRDFQALMLRIQRYVWENRIRIREFFEQYDLHCCGWISRSQFIRSMDAIGLSGLFRLPLTDGEIRTICDHYQDTHNNSRIRWACFTDDVDEVFTIKNLDKGSYKDVESPLKEVGNIHLHEKTHITVPELLDDVVRCVRNLVETRRILIRPAFRDFDSHRNGHISRNQMGEALSMAGIFITEEQRYALEQRYSDDFGFNYVEFLQDVDPMPKIASAYEDMQNRIAALNMQTSSTTCDFEKDIVQVLAKVKGQVVRRKLRIIDKMQGFDPLNHFRITKNQFERGLSTANINVTPAEVCTLVNMFRTPLQDTVDYKRFCDTIAEIDYQSKLEKAPLLVPLKHFPSENGILNHLNFEERTIASRTLQKLARYADVVSNLSSLLEDFDRNRMGLVNRNQFIRALATRDLHTAISSREFDVLCKCFGVELGHRREINYRALLMALDYLYANKENHPF encoded by the exons ATGTTGCCTTGTCAAGAAAATCCCAATGTACAG AATGATTGCACGTTTGTTGCTTGGAAGCTGTGTGATCGCATTTGCCATGCGTTGGATTCGTATCAAGCGTTCCAACTGAGGAAAACATTCCAAGCGCAGGATGTCTGCAGCACGGGATACGTCTCGGGTTGCCAGTTTGCGAGTATTCTTAGCTGTGCTCTGAATGGATGCCTCAGCGATAACGACATTTGCCGTTTGGCGGACTATTTCAAGACCGACGATGCTGCCGGAGTAGCATATGGGTATTTTCTGGACGTCATCATGGGCGAAGATGAACAGAACTCTTCTGGAAGATCTAGACAAAATATCTCAAGTCATGAACACCGGCGATTATCATTGTTGTTGATGGAAATTGCCAAAACTTTACGATTTCGCGAACAGGTTTTAAGACCTTATTTTGAAGACTGTGACCTTATCGCTCGGTACGGTGGTTCGGTAACGATCGGTTACTTCAAACGGGTGTTGTATTATTTAGGAATTACCTTGCGACGATCTGAATGTGATCTACTTGTTAAACGCTTCATGGTTGACAATTATAGAGTTGACTATGAATCGTTTGTAGAAGAGATTGATCAGCTATTTCGTTATTTGGATGCCCAAGGACCAATTGATCGTCAGTGCGATGCGGAGGTTCCACCGAAAGTAATTGCCATCGAACTAACAAAGGTAGAAAGACCTGAGGTTGAAAATGTGAGATTAGATGAAATATTGCGGAAGAATACAACATATCATCCGTGCCTCAAACCTTCTCGAGCGCAAAGAGACTTTCAAGCATTGATGCTTCGCATTCAGCGTTACGTTTGGGAAAACCGGATTCGGATTCGGGAGTTCTTTGAACAGTACGACCTGCACTGCTGTGGCTGGATAAGCCGAAGTCAGTTCATTCGATCCATGGATGCGATTGGGTTATCCGGGTTATTTAGACTTCCACTGACAGATGGCGAAATCAGAACAATTTGCGATCATTATCAAGACACACACAATAATAGCCGTATTCGTTGGGCATGCTTCACTGATGATGTTGACGAAGTATTTACCATCAAAAATTTAGACAAAGGTTCATATAAAGACGTTGAGTCTCCTCTAAAAGAAGTAGGAAACATACATCTGCACGAAAAAACGCATATAACTGTTCCAGAACTGTTGGATGATGTTGTGAGATGTGTCCGTAATTTGGTGGAAACTAGACGGATTTTGATTAGACCGGCATTCAGGGACTTTGACTCGCACAGAAATGGTCACATTTCTCGCAATCAAATGGGTGAAGCGCTCTCGATGGCAGGTATATTCATAACGGAAGAACAGCGTTACGCTCTGGAACAGCGATACTCCGACGATTTTGGGTTCAATTACGTAGAGTTTCTACAAGATGTTGATCCAATGCCTAAGATTGCTTCAGCT TATGAAGACATGCAAAACCGAATTGCTGCTCTGAATATGCAGACATCTTCAACTACCTGCGACTTCGAGAAAGACATCGTCCAGGTGTTGGCTAAGGTTAAGGGACAAGTTGTGCGCCGAAAACTGCGTATAATTGATAAAATGCAAGGATTCGATCCTCTTAACCATTTCCGGATCACGAAGAACCAATTCGAAAGAGGGCTTTCAACGGCAAACATCAACGTTACGCCAGCGGAAGTTTGCACTCTGGTAAATATGTTCAGAACACCACTACAGGATACGGTGGACTATAAAAGATTCTGCGACACAATAGCTGAAATCGACTACCAAAGCAAACTCGAAAAAGCACCCTTGCTGGTTCCACTTAAGCATTTCCCCTCGGAAAACGGAATCCTAAACCATCTGAATTTCGAGGAACGCACGATAGCATCACGAACGCTACAAAAGTTGGCCCGATACGCTGACGTGGTTTCTAACTTGAGCTCTCTACTTGAGGACTTTGATCGGAATCGGATGGGCCTGGTCAATCGCAATCAATTCATCCGCGCACTGGCCACACGTGACCTGCACACAGCCATCTCCAGTCGGGAGTTTGATGTACTCTGCAAGTGTTTCGGCGTCGAGCTAG GTCACAGGCGAGAAATAAACTATCGAGCATTGCTGATGGCGCTGGATTATCTTTATGCCAATAAAGAAAATCACCCGTTTTGA